The sequence AATAGAGtgatttataacaattaatcaagATTAATAGTGTTTATAAATTAAGtgactcatatatatatatatatatattgtaaaagtATTGTAAATACCAATACTTAGTACAGTGGTAAGCCACTTGGCACGATATGGACAGGTGTGGTTTTAAAACCCCCTAACAGTAGATCAGTGTGCATCTAGTTTTAATTAGcactataaaattatttattggtgtGTCTCTTGTAAGAAGAGTCATATTCTCCACTTTTGTATATCTATCTGctttttgtgacatttattatttttataaaaaaaatttgtaaatcatTAATTctgttaaatttaaaattaaatattgtcatCTATCTCACCCTATTAATGACTTATTTTTGTCGGAAAAAAACACAATCAGTATAAAgtgattttataaatttttatcaagAGCTTTTCgtaaacaattttttatatgaCTTAAACAATCATAAAgtagttttataaatttatattaagagcttttttatgtaaataattttttatatgacttAAACATTGTTTGTTTGGAGAAGTTACTAAACAAGCATTttgacacaattttttttttttttttatggttttccCCCAAGAAAATaacccaaaaatttacaaaacacACTCATAGTTTATAAAATTAATCCAAATGtctatataataattaatggaATTTGCATTTAAATGTTTTGCACTTGTATTTCCAAACATATAGATTCATATCTGATATTATTATCATGGTTTCACAGGTGACGCCTGAACTATCATGTCCAATTGCACTATTTTCATATTACAATCCAATACAAAGCTATGGTGCTCAAACATTCATTTCCATGATTAAAGATTGTGGTATACATGGTAAAACTTCTCATgcttccaatttttatttttacaaaaaatttagAGCTTTTAATCCTTAGTGCTTGTCTCTATGTTTAAgcctaaaataatttaaaatgatttaattttaagttaattaattaattaagttttacTTGTAGGACTTATAGTGCCAGACCTTCCATTTGAAGAGAGTGCACAATTGAGGAAAGAAGCTCTTAAGAAGGATATTGAATTCGTAAgttctttaaattaatttagataGTAATTACATGCTCGGTAATCATTATTActattagtagtagtagtttttattattttattttttgaataatatttattttgaaattgttCTTTTATGCCATTCAAGACACTGCTTGTCACACCCACCACTGAGCCAAGCAGAAGGAAAGCAATTGTTGATGCTTCAGAAGGATTTGTCTATCTTgtaagttttattattattattattattattattattattattattattattattattattattattattatcaaataatgCTCAAATTAAAGTTTCATTTGTGATTCACATAAGATATTAAAAATGATTCAGTTGGCCAAAGTTTTGGTATTCAGTTGAATAAGATTTTTCATAACTTCAAACTCTAGATAATGAATGTAAACACATATTATGCACATTATTTTGACTCATCAATTAAATTGAAACACGTAAGCAGAGAAgaataataagatttatatattctaatataatatttattaaattaactattatgatttataaacaaaaattgaatttattttaattttcttttatttgagaCGATATAAccatatatttaaaacaatcgatttctttttatttcattgccatttaatattttattttgttgtaattaattgtttattttattaataggtAAGCACCACCGGAGTAACAGGAATTCGGCAAAATTTAAACTCTCAAATCGAATTtcatttaaatgaaattaaaaaggtATTCCACactctatttttattatgtttgaaaaaaaattctcaaaacattatattcaaatctcaataatttttttcataatttttataattaaatctcCTAACACTGTAACATAGTTCATATGTTCTAGGgcaaatgaatttattttgaaattttacagGAAACAACTAAGCCTGTGGCCGTTGGTTTTGGTATATCACGCCCCGAACATGTAAAACAGGTTAAtagtatttaatttatcttattatttttcaacacataaaatcatataaatttccaaaatttttgacaaatataaaaaaaaatatatattgtgcATGTATTGCAGTTATCAAGATGGGGAGCAGATGGTGTCATTGTTGGGAGTGCAATTGTTAAACTTTTAGGTGAAGCTGAAAATTCAGAGGAAGGATTAAGGCATGTTGCAAGCTTTGTTAAGGCTCTTAAGGCAGCCATGCCTCAAAACTCATTGCATGAAGATCAAGACAAAGTTTCTAAATCAAGTCTTGCAATTTTCTAAGTGCTCTCTTAGTAAAACACTTTCTTGTACATGCATCAATCGAAATCTATTTTATGTTAACATATTTTCccgttttttttttgggtgtatATGGAGGTCTCATATTATATGGGATAGTGAGATCAGAAATAAATACGTGTATTGTATGTTAAatgatttctaaaattttatttgatatgtaTAATCAATCAATTAAGATGCCATtgtgatattttatatttaaaaaaaaaattggataaaacacattcatgaaaaaaaaaaatcgaaagtGAAACAATAGGACAACAGAGAAAGATGCAAAGAGTAATAAGAAACCGAggaaagcaaaaaagaaaagtatGCAATTCAAGATAGGACGACAAATAGGAATCCACTGGGAGTGGATAGACAACCATAGTAACAATGAAGGTcaaatgttataaataaataaataagtacccTTACCGAAACTGGGGGAAGTTTTTCTTGGGCCACTGAACTATGGCATTGGTGGGATTAGCTGGATCTCATGCCATTCGACAAATCTCTAGGATCACTCATATGGGACCTTGAAAACTTCAAGCTTTTTTTGGCGATCATGATCAAGTCATCCAGTTTAGTCTTCTTGGCCTTCAAAATTGCAGACATCCAACAAGGtacatatgaataattttatagaTAATCAAAATCGGCTTAAGTGTCTGTTAAAATGCGCTTATTTTGATCCAACCATATGCTCCACACGATGACTTTAGCAAGAAGGTCCCAAGTTCCTCTAAGCAGCCTTCGAAGAAATAATCTCTAAGAGCTCCACAATTCACTTACGGAACATAAGTATTGAGATAGGCTAAAAGTATGACCAAAATAGTTCCAAACTCATACAAGTGGACAATGGATGGATAGGTAATCTGCCGATTCAACAACTAAGTTGCAAAGTACACATGTAGTAGTCGGTAGCTTGTTGCATCTCCTAAATGCAAGATTCTCCAGAGTGAGGATCTAATTATAATACGCAATCCGATTGAAGATGCTAATTTCCTGGGGCATGTATTATTCCAGATGATCGGCATCACTTGGTAGTGGAGTTGTCCGTCATAGGAATTCATCGaaggatttaatagaaaatatgTTATTATGTGTGACAACCACATAGAGTCATGGCTATTCAAGGATAGCCTCATAAGTCTagttataagtgcttgtgtgataagaatgcgaagcgttctttccttatgatgagtattacttttgtcaggttttagcgctaatacgtgtgtatttttgtacttttatgcaggttgggttgtgaggccgattatttgcgaaagaagccattgtagatcattttacgcattatttggaggagatcttgagaaggctcaaacgcgaagacatgagtcaggtttagaatgatagaatgtatgccaacctctttatattcgagctaaggcaatgattcggaggggcacgaaggcagttacatcctagtattccggcttgtgcatatttagcaagatctcctccaacgtgaccgttcattgaagaaccaagacgatctacgacgtgatcgtgtgcccatttacgttacctcgatgaaagcatggattcgggagtattttgggccgtTACTGTAGCAAGGTACTGcagaaatcactgtagcaaatcaatgtagcaggtactgttcgcagccggccgaagaaggagcaaaacagaggggccacacgggcgtgtggaaattccacacgcccgtgcattaattccacaggcccgtgtggaatatccacaggggtgtgtggaatcccgattccagccctatttaaggccgatttcagccccgatttcaacattcttttctccatcttttccccaacttgagagagggttgtggctagggttttgagaggtattggctagggatttggagaggttctacggctctgacatcgtcatctctttggaagaaggttggtaagggagactccgtcggattgattcggtgaggcgtatcttataccggacaaggggatcttgcaacgagtagagggctctccataagaccatcgccacgactatggagggggttttcctatggattgctttcttttacatttgatttcattatcgtttgtattgtgctccatggagagctaaacctctagtgggtacttgggtatttatgaaccctaatatgtattagtttcattgaatctttttattatactttcaattaattgatgttattgtgagttccaatcttgaatgtttgattgtttgaatactcccttagagtgacactaggattgagagttcatgtggtaacccttgtaagcgagtgacacaccacgagagttagacaaagcttaaatggagagggttgagagggtgagtcgagaggtacaggagcgtcccctttcccctccggtgtgatagattctacctccgttcctcaagttctttgcggccataatagagcgaatgagctaagggatgaccctccgctggggcttagttgcaagtgcaacggagtgaagcgttgaggtgattttagcatcttgggcttaattatggttagggacctttcttctggaccaagggttaggtctacaattaggaagacatttatcacttggaatccctagagcttaatgcaatccttcttacgagtgcgaggttgagaggttgttcaacctctcctccgggacatgtagaggattaggcttggttaaccctagattcggggccatgcattaaaggatgtccctgactcaccattgcattagttaggaagcataatagagagtttttgcacttgaaacgattttcctaggcggatcaatacccggataccccatctttatcgattgccttaccttctattttacttttgctctctttcgggttgttttacttttgagaattgaatcttatcacacatatcactattcatctttcaaatTTAGAATATCTTAGtaggtatatttatatatatcaaaagacAGTATTGTAAGGCATCATCATTATATCCAAATTTTGacataaaatacatttaatagctctaaaaattatataatataaacaaaaaaaaatttaaaatcatataaatttaaaaaaagttaaattaaaacccGTAGcaactttattaaaattatgttgCAACTTTGTAAGGTCATAATTCCATTAAAAGTACTTTTACAAATTTGCAATGGAACTTTGCAATGGAATCATTTCGTTGCAAATTCTTGTTGCAAAATTGTAGTGCCTTTGTATACATTGTCAGTCCGTTGCAATGTCATTGTAAAATTTTTCCCGTGCACTCCCTCTATATTTTTGTAACGGAAATTTATACCATTGTCAATTTGTTGCAAACCTGTCTGAAAATAAGTTGCAAATCCATTTCAAAATCACTCTCActatttttgcaacaaattttttgACTCGTTGCAAAATTAGTTGCAAATATTCAATGACGTTGCAAAGTTATTCCAAGTCTGTTGCAAAATTGCAATAGAAATCATCAGTTACAAATATCAgttgtaaatttgtaatttttttgttgtgaaCAAATAGAGGTTCTTATGGCTATTGATCAAAATTGGCTTCTTGTggcttttttttctaattttttttaatgaatggcAAGAAGCACCACCCCACAAGGAAGTGTCAAAAGAATATGCATGTACAATAATGCACCAGTTACGCTGGATTAAAGACTCCCTAAAGAATTTACCATGCCCGGCATGCTAACGCACGAGGAAATTAGGGTTTATCATGTGCGTTCAAGATAATATATCAATGACCACAATCCCACAATGGTAAATCTCCCTATCTTACAACCCTGGAGAGGTAAGAATATGACTCCTCTCACAGAAAACTTGGTAAATAGTACTGATACAATTTTTTATAGTATATCTAAAATATATTTGCATAGTAGTACACAGCAATACAACACAATGGATTCGACCTTGCACCACTCATCCATCACTTAGGGTGACTTCCGCTAGGCTATCTAGTGGTTGTCTTCAATCTTCTCGGCATGCATCAACTATGTTgaccaaaatttcaaaaatgacaATCAATTTAAAGATAAACTACATGCTTttgccattaaaaaaaattaataattcaattttatgtttctaaataattacaaataatatgTAACACCAAATATAATGGAGAGGGTTACAGTGATCTATATATTCATGCTTCACTAAGGGGGAGTTTATTTCTAGGGAAATGGAGGGAAGtggaaaaatgaataaaaataccacTTCCCTGAAGTGCgggaaataatataattttagtaCTTTTGATGTTCATTTGTCATAAAGTGAGAATGAAACTAAAGAGTTCGGGTGTTAGGTGAATttttatgagttcaaaaaaaaaagtattgaaAGTGAGGagaaattagtttttataaaatagctCACTTTCCCTTGTTTCAATAAAgatttagttcaaaatccacttcaatCTAAATCTCTCACTTGAAGGCTGCCAAAGATAGTCTAAACAAAACACAATTACACATAAGTTATCGATAAGTCTTTGCGTCCAAAAGCATAAAACATTAAGCTAGACAGTAGGCTTGTAATGCAGAAACTCACTATACACTGGTGTGACTATTTGTTTAATAACATTAGGATAAGGGAGacatactaaaaaatatttgaatcttTTCAATGCATTTATTTGCAAAGCATGATAACTTTTTAATTATGAATGGCCTACTTGATCAAGTTATTGGGATAACATATACAATAACGTTATCTTACTTACTAAaataagttattattttatattaacaaattattctaCTTTCAAACTAATCAAAAGTCAAGATTGTCAAAAAAATCACATACATCTTTAGAGTTCATCACATTTTTAGGGGTCATTTGGTTCGTGGTCATGTGACAATATTATAGGATGTCaagcaataatttaaaaatattaccatATTTGGTAATGTAGCATCGGTAATATTAATAGAGTCCACCTCATTAgccattcaaaacaataatatatatccCTACAAGTATGACATATCCAAATATTTTCAAGCACTAATGAATTTACATCAACAAaagtatattgttgaattctaaaataataaactatataataaataaataacttcataaaatgatactataaatcTTATCTCCATGCTTTTTACATTAGAATTTTCCAATATAGATAGGTACTCAAGtaacaaataaaagatatattataaaatttgataaattaggTACATCTAAAACTGAATCCTATATCTTTTTGGGTTtagggatttagggtttaggtttaggagTTTAAGGTTTATAGACTTTAAAAGTATTAGGTTTTCAGGTTTAGGGTTTATAgtatttaggatttagggttatATAAGCAAGGACGGAATTAGGACTTATTGATCAGAAGGGCTGAGGGCAACATGTCAAAGAAAACTCATTCAACATAATAAATGTTTCCAATACAAAATAATGTGACAATGTAATCTTTGATTAAAACAACGAAGTTTATTATGCATTTTGCTATGTagatataacattattttacatattttgtTATGTTGACTTAACACTAAACcttatataattatacatatatacattgtgATATATATTAATGTGATGGCTGCCCCGTCTTTACATGCCACGTGTCATCCTTGGATTGGCCTGATTGAATTAAAGTTGGCGCCTGGATGTCTTCTCTGAGAATTCAAAAACTAGTGGGACCCACCAcgtgataaaatataatttccCATCAGAGACAGAAATAATTGGGGAACaagttttttgaaaatttgtgtTATGGTACCCAGCcggtatataaaaaattacccAACACATGGCTGTCGTTGTTCTCTTGTTGACCAAACTGAGGTGTAGATGGGAAGAATAATAACCGTATACAGGAAAGATAACCACTATATATATGACCGAAGATAGATAAATATGTATAGAAGATGGACAAAGAAGAGGTAATGGCGGTTTATTTGTTGTTTCTCCGATACGGTCCCAGTGCTATCATTAAATGCATCCACGGCATTTGTATCACGGAAGCCATAGAAGAAAACCCAGAACCGCTTCTCGAGTACGTCAACGCATTGCATAAACATGAAGAAGTAGTGTACTGTATGTTACGCCTTGCCGCCAGTGCAAGTAAAGATCACGAAGACGTCAGCGTAGCATATACTGTCATTGAACCAGgcagtattaagaaaaaaaatgaaattggaAGATCTGGGTGATTTAGGCACTTCAAAAGGAGCTGTGTCAACCGGCTGGTGATATGTCTCTTGTGGTTATCTACGTACATGATACCCTATACATTActgtattttgatattttactcAATATTTTTGCTATAAATAATATAAGTAACTctgttttaaagaaaaactcacagTCATTATGTGGATTCATTGTTTATACAATTAACAGATAGCAAACATCCctacaaataattaatacagGTTGAACTGGACTTGGGCCGAGTTATCTACAGAAATGATATGTCGCTCGAACCGGCCCACAAAATGTTTAATAGCCCGAATTACAgaattaatagaaataataCCAAAACTACTAAGGAAATTCATAACATTACATCTGAATAGATGAAGGAAGTTCTCCGTACGTGGTCGTAATGTTGTCCATATACGGAAGAATAACCAGCATTTGTTACCATATTTGGTAATGTAGCATTGTAATATTAATAGAGTCCACCTCATTAgccattcaaaacaataatatatatccaTCCAAGTAtgacatatctatatattttcaaGCACTAATGAATTTACATCAACAAAAGTTTATTGTtgaattctaaaataataaactatataataaataaataacttcataaaatgatactataaatcTTATCTCCATGCTTTTTTACATTAGAATTTTCCAATATAGATAGGTACTCAAGtaacaaataaaagatatattataaaatttgataaaataatatccTAATTGTTAGGTACATCTAAAACTGAATCCTAAATCTTTTTCGGGATtagggatttagggtttaggtttaggagTTTAAGGTTTATAGACTTTAAAAGTATTAGGTTTTCAGGTTTAGGGTTTATAgtatttaggatttagggttatATAAGCAGGGACGGAACTAGGACTTATTGATCGGAAGGGCTGAGGGCAAAATGTCAAAGAAAATTCATTCAATATAACAAATGTTTCCAATACAAAATAATGTGACAAt comes from Dioscorea cayenensis subsp. rotundata cultivar TDr96_F1 chromosome 15, TDr96_F1_v2_PseudoChromosome.rev07_lg8_w22 25.fasta, whole genome shotgun sequence and encodes:
- the LOC120277851 gene encoding tryptophan synthase alpha chain-like isoform X1, with protein sequence MALNLSFSSLSMSCKTSPPSNLCKPSLLVPKSGSGVCFRTPATTGISETFSALKQQNKVAFIPYITAGDPDLQTTAKALKVLDNCGADVIELGLPFFDPIADGPVIQASARRALKNGATLKAITSMLEKVTPELSCPIALFSYYNPIQSYGAQTFISMIKDCGIHGLIVPDLPFEESAQLRKEALKKDIEFTLLVTPTTEPSRRKAIVDASEGFVYLVSTTGVTGIRQNLNSQIEFHLNEIKKETTKPVAVGFGISRPEHVKQLSRWGADGVIVGSAIVKLLGEAENSEEGLRHVASFVKALKAAMPQNSLHEDQDKVSKSSLAIF
- the LOC120277851 gene encoding tryptophan synthase alpha chain-like isoform X2; protein product: MALNLSFSSLSMSCKTSPPSNLCKPSLLVPKSGSGVCFRTPATTGISETFSALKQQNKVAFIPYITAGDPDLQTTAKALKVLDNCGADVIELGLPFFDPIADGPVIQASARRALKNGATLKAITSMLEKVTPELSCPIALFSYYNPIQSYGAQTFISMIKDCGIHGLIVPDLPFEESAQLRKEALKKDIEFTLLVTPTTEPSRRKAIVDASEGFVYLETTKPVAVGFGISRPEHVKQLSRWGADGVIVGSAIVKLLGEAENSEEGLRHVASFVKALKAAMPQNSLHEDQDKVSKSSLAIF